One Turneriella parva DSM 21527 genomic region harbors:
- a CDS encoding SH3 domain-containing protein — protein sequence MKKLNRLIVLITLNTMLWGQEYMVLPDSGLNLRSSADKTSERLTNVPTGSIVQLIQRHHQLETIDGITDNWCKINANGREGWVFCGYLGRIMRKVTCSSVESLLPPGDAVTKSEIIDAKYETSPEPGKYVRKLTYFKSGIVVEHRSGYEYFADNYYFPEINIYEAFLIVKRCNELYSKISFPKVTKEKTIRFKQDKYMTGHAVIEKKAQGVEIRFEHYD from the coding sequence ATGAAAAAACTAAACAGATTAATCGTTTTAATTACTCTAAACACAATGCTTTGGGGCCAAGAATATATGGTTCTACCCGACAGCGGTTTAAACCTACGAAGTAGCGCTGATAAGACATCCGAACGCTTGACCAATGTGCCGACTGGAAGCATTGTACAGCTCATTCAGAGACATCATCAACTAGAAACCATAGATGGTATTACTGATAATTGGTGTAAGATCAATGCTAATGGCCGCGAGGGTTGGGTTTTTTGTGGTTATCTCGGTCGCATTATGAGAAAGGTTACCTGCTCGTCTGTAGAATCTCTCCTACCACCTGGGGACGCAGTCACAAAAAGTGAGATAATTGATGCCAAGTATGAGACCTCTCCCGAACCAGGAAAATATGTTCGCAAATTGACTTACTTTAAGAGCGGCATAGTCGTAGAGCATCGCTCAGGCTATGAATATTTTGCAGACAACTACTATTTTCCTGAAATTAATATTTATGAAGCGTTTTTAATTGTCAAACGCTGTAATGAACTCTACTCCAAAATTTCGTTTCCGAAGGTTACAAAAGAGAAAACTATTCGCTTCAAACAAGACAAATACATGACGGGGCATGCTGTAATTGAGAAAAAGGCACAAGGAGTAGAGATACGGTTTGAACACTACGATTAA
- a CDS encoding ankyrin repeat domain-containing protein produces the protein MMKLPIAVFLVGAISAVATEEIIKAVESGNSTEVKRILALKVSPNILGTTENFPTPAPLLSIAAFNGDSAIVELLLAAGADINKSSESGENAVFWPATLGHTGTVKILIKKGINVNTTIRINDISALHSSSGEGHAEIVKMLVKAGAELDGQDATGKTALMAAAIGCRKSVVEILISAKADLNIQSKMKGTALTMARDYCKNKQIGSEIVNLLKTAGAR, from the coding sequence ATGATGAAATTACCAATAGCAGTCTTTCTCGTGGGCGCGATTTCGGCCGTTGCAACCGAAGAAATCATCAAAGCCGTTGAATCCGGCAATTCGACCGAAGTGAAGAGAATTTTGGCTTTAAAAGTAAGCCCAAACATACTCGGTACGACAGAAAACTTCCCGACTCCCGCTCCTTTATTGTCTATCGCCGCTTTTAATGGAGATTCAGCAATAGTAGAGTTGCTCTTGGCTGCAGGGGCTGACATTAATAAATCCTCTGAAAGCGGCGAAAACGCCGTTTTCTGGCCGGCAACTCTTGGCCATACGGGCACAGTGAAGATACTGATTAAAAAAGGAATTAACGTAAATACAACAATCAGAATAAATGATATTTCGGCTCTGCATAGTTCTTCCGGAGAGGGACATGCCGAAATCGTAAAGATGCTAGTTAAGGCAGGAGCCGAACTAGATGGACAAGATGCAACAGGGAAAACAGCCTTAATGGCTGCTGCAATCGGCTGTCGAAAAAGTGTTGTTGAAATTCTAATTTCTGCCAAGGCAGACCTTAATATTCAGAGCAAAATGAAAGGCACAGCACTAACAATGGCAAGAGATTATTGTAAGAATAAACAGATAGGCTCTGAAATAGTCAATTTGCTGAAAACTGCTGGAGCACGTTAA
- a CDS encoding type II toxin-antitoxin system RelE family toxin, with translation MFQIAETETFEEEIKALRLQQRFDKARKTIYSMLKENPYYGKKLKGNYAGLYRYRLGDYRLIYSIDEEEQIVFMLHVVQRKDAY, from the coding sequence ATGTTCCAGATCGCTGAGACTGAAACCTTTGAGGAAGAGATAAAAGCGTTGCGGCTACAGCAAAGGTTCGATAAAGCCAGGAAGACTATCTACTCCATGCTCAAGGAAAATCCTTACTATGGAAAGAAACTGAAGGGCAATTACGCCGGGCTTTATCGCTACAGATTAGGCGATTACCGGCTGATTTACTCGATTGACGAAGAAGAGCAAATAGTTTTCATGTTACACGTAGTCCAAAGAAAAGACGCATACTAA
- a CDS encoding type II toxin-antitoxin system VapC family toxin, whose product MKKQRIYLDTSVIGGCFDKEFEIESKMLIEQIHAGKYIAVISDTTMSELKGAPPYIQEIITNIPVPQILEISVNSEIIELAAKYVSEKVIPDWCQADALHIATATYYNSDLLLSWNFKHIVNVNRIMGYNSVNLREGYKALEIRSPKEVVYDE is encoded by the coding sequence ATGAAAAAGCAGAGAATCTATTTGGATACGTCAGTTATCGGCGGCTGCTTTGATAAGGAATTTGAGATCGAATCAAAGATGCTGATTGAGCAAATTCATGCGGGTAAATATATAGCCGTGATTTCAGATACAACCATGAGTGAACTTAAAGGTGCTCCGCCGTATATTCAGGAAATCATTACGAATATTCCGGTTCCGCAGATTCTTGAAATCTCCGTTAATTCCGAGATTATTGAATTGGCCGCAAAATATGTCTCTGAAAAGGTGATTCCTGACTGGTGCCAGGCTGATGCACTTCATATTGCCACTGCAACATATTATAATTCTGATTTACTGCTGAGTTGGAATTTTAAACACATAGTAAACGTGAACAGGATTATGGGCTATAACAGCGTTAACCTTCGTGAAGGCTATAAGGCCTTAGAGATTCGCAGCCCCAAAGAGGTAGTCTATGATGAATAA
- a CDS encoding DUF695 domain-containing protein produces MRTRHSPAPKRPLDGNDIEQILRAAPRPLRWVACSALRAKDAFVAQTGRLFGAPQAGAPGTCASRKTQWLKRQNTLHPQAHVSVKSTLGVMVGLGYASENICILNACIEVAQTVFLALYMKKHTKAALVILGFNVMANIMSIDKTEKGIIGRTTENGRPVIWKFINEIPNDAKRRKLPWLTVISWKYDGDSNNGMPSKDVNDQMIRLEETIEQRLEKKGFCEHANSRTGNNLKEFVYYIANREQFMARFNEALTEHPAYPIEINFYEDPEWKEFASLINDFGGAQNLKKGQKSKSKN; encoded by the coding sequence TTGCGAACACGCCACAGCCCTGCTCCCAAGCGACCGCTTGACGGCAACGACATAGAACAAATTTTACGCGCTGCGCCGCGACCACTCCGTTGGGTCGCGTGCTCGGCCCTGCGCGCCAAAGATGCCTTCGTCGCACAAACGGGACGTTTGTTTGGTGCTCCTCAGGCAGGCGCTCCGGGCACATGCGCTTCGCGTAAAACGCAATGGTTGAAAAGACAAAACACTTTACACCCGCAGGCGCACGTCAGCGTAAAATCAACGTTGGGCGTCATGGTCGGATTGGGCTACGCTTCAGAAAATATATGCATTTTGAATGCATGTATTGAAGTGGCTCAGACTGTATTTTTAGCGCTCTATATGAAAAAGCACACCAAAGCTGCCCTTGTAATACTTGGATTTAATGTCATGGCGAATATTATGAGTATTGACAAAACAGAAAAAGGCATAATTGGCCGTACAACAGAGAACGGCCGCCCTGTTATTTGGAAGTTCATCAATGAGATACCTAACGATGCGAAGCGCCGTAAACTGCCCTGGTTAACGGTCATCTCTTGGAAATATGACGGGGATTCAAACAATGGCATGCCCTCAAAAGATGTTAACGACCAAATGATCAGACTTGAAGAGACAATTGAACAAAGGTTAGAAAAAAAAGGCTTCTGCGAGCATGCCAATAGCAGGACAGGTAATAACCTGAAAGAGTTCGTTTACTACATTGCCAATCGTGAACAGTTCATGGCTCGGTTTAATGAAGCTTTAACCGAGCATCCCGCATACCCCATAGAAATCAATTTTTATGAAGATCCCGAATGGAAAGAATTTGCAAGCCTGATCAATGACTTTGGCGGTGCCCAAAACCTGAAAAAAGGACAAAAGAGCAAGAGCAAGAACTGA
- a CDS encoding NHL repeat containing protein, producing MLFRNIQKSGDWQLRLRLALAVCLLISAFGCRHYGDKLPNSVENVTTANVPTSASSKDFTSFSILGQVGTIGTNSVDVTVPFGTDVTSLIATFVTTGNTVNITGIQQDSGVTANDFSTAVIYTVVAVDGTTKNFTVNVTVAANSAKEITAFSVSGQTGTIGTSTISITVPFGTNVTALAAVFSHTGASVNISGVNQVSGSTTNDFTTQKIYTVVAANGSTKDYTVIISVAANSAKDITAFSILGQAGTIGTNTIDVTVPYGTDVTSLIATFSISGASLNISGANQVSGVTVNNFTTPRAYTVVAVDSSTKNYTITVSVAACAITLMGGASNCPITLSANVSTFAGPGPGCYFPYNPGCPEGDLDATGTSARFRQIKGVTTDGTNLYVVDTGNNNIRKIVISTGAVTKLAGGTSTEFGDADGTGSTARFRQPSGITTDGTNLYVIDNQAKIRKIVISTGAVTTLVGPAAGCSATPPCPRGDTDGTGTAARFNVPEGITTDGTNLYVADSTNSKIRKIVISTRVVTTIAGPAQGSAATGDTDATGNAARFNKPTGITYDGTNLFIADGNNNKIRKLVISTGVVTTIAGPSQGTITSGDTDAVGNAARFYSPVGITTDRTNLFVADGTGNRNNKIRKILISTGAVTTIAGPAQGCSPGCSDGDADGTGTAVRFSTPWGITTDGISLFISDNVTKKFRRLQ from the coding sequence ATGCTTTTTAGGAACATCCAAAAATCAGGAGACTGGCAATTACGACTAAGATTAGCCTTAGCAGTCTGCTTACTTATCAGTGCCTTTGGATGTCGCCATTATGGCGATAAGCTGCCAAATTCCGTTGAAAATGTAACAACGGCAAATGTCCCAACCTCTGCCTCATCGAAGGACTTTACATCATTTAGTATTCTAGGACAAGTTGGTACAATTGGCACAAACTCTGTGGATGTGACAGTGCCATTTGGTACGGATGTTACAAGTCTAATTGCAACCTTTGTAACTACGGGCAATACCGTAAATATCACAGGGATTCAGCAAGACAGCGGTGTCACTGCCAATGATTTTAGCACCGCTGTTATATACACGGTTGTTGCTGTAGATGGGACGACTAAGAACTTCACAGTGAATGTAACGGTAGCCGCCAACAGCGCAAAGGAGATAACAGCCTTCAGCGTTTCTGGCCAAACTGGCACTATCGGTACGAGTACCATTAGTATTACAGTGCCATTTGGAACAAATGTGACAGCCTTAGCAGCCGTATTTTCCCATACTGGGGCAAGCGTAAATATAAGTGGCGTCAATCAGGTGAGTGGTTCAACTACGAATGACTTCACAACGCAGAAGATATACACTGTTGTGGCCGCAAATGGATCAACAAAGGATTATACCGTAATAATATCGGTGGCCGCAAATAGCGCAAAGGATATAACGGCCTTTAGCATTTTGGGTCAGGCTGGCACAATTGGCACCAATACCATCGATGTGACAGTACCGTACGGAACAGATGTAACTAGCTTAATTGCTACTTTTTCGATATCTGGTGCTAGTTTGAATATTAGTGGCGCCAATCAAGTTAGCGGTGTCACAGTTAACAATTTTACCACCCCAAGAGCGTACACCGTAGTTGCTGTAGACAGCTCTACAAAGAACTATACGATTACTGTGAGCGTAGCAGCTTGTGCCATCACTTTAATGGGGGGTGCGTCAAATTGCCCGATTACTTTGAGCGCAAATGTTTCGACTTTTGCAGGGCCTGGCCCCGGCTGTTATTTTCCATACAACCCTGGCTGTCCTGAAGGTGATTTAGATGCCACCGGGACGTCTGCCCGTTTCCGCCAAATCAAAGGCGTCACAACTGATGGTACAAACCTCTATGTAGTCGATACAGGTAATAACAATATTCGTAAAATTGTAATCTCGACAGGCGCAGTGACTAAACTAGCTGGTGGCACAAGTACGGAATTTGGCGATGCGGACGGCACAGGAAGTACTGCTCGATTTCGGCAACCAAGTGGGATAACTACCGATGGAACAAATCTCTATGTTATAGATAATCAAGCCAAAATCAGAAAAATTGTCATCTCTACAGGCGCGGTCACAACTTTAGTCGGGCCTGCGGCTGGGTGTTCGGCAACACCGCCTTGTCCTCGGGGCGACACTGATGGGACAGGGACGGCAGCGCGGTTTAATGTTCCTGAGGGTATTACTACCGATGGGACAAATCTCTATGTTGCTGATTCGACTAACAGTAAAATTAGAAAAATTGTTATCAGCACGCGCGTAGTAACTACAATTGCTGGACCAGCACAAGGCTCAGCTGCGACAGGTGATACTGATGCCACAGGCAATGCTGCCCGCTTCAATAAACCAACCGGCATTACTTACGACGGTACAAACCTTTTCATTGCAGACGGAAACAACAATAAGATTCGCAAATTAGTGATCTCAACCGGCGTCGTCACAACGATTGCCGGACCATCACAGGGAACCATTACTTCTGGCGATACGGATGCCGTTGGTAATGCCGCAAGGTTTTATAGTCCCGTCGGAATTACGACCGATAGAACAAACCTATTTGTTGCGGATGGTACCGGGAACAGAAATAATAAGATTCGCAAGATTCTAATAAGTACGGGCGCTGTGACCACAATAGCAGGCCCCGCGCAAGGCTGTTCACCCGGCTGTTCTGATGGTGATGCTGATGGAACAGGCACCGCTGTAAGGTTCTCGACCCCTTGGGGGATTACTACCGATGGTATTAGTTTATTTATTTCTGACAATGTAACAAAGAAATTTCGGCGACTCCAATGA
- a CDS encoding HigA family addiction module antitoxin codes for MRKNLPNIHPGDILHEEFMQPLNVTGYRLAKDTGLDPKRISDIIHKKRGITADTALRLSRFFGTTAQFWLNLQNSFDLEEKEKELRRVLTRIHKYSEEAVASVGR; via the coding sequence ATGAGAAAAAATTTGCCAAATATACATCCCGGCGATATTCTGCATGAAGAATTTATGCAGCCACTTAACGTGACAGGATACCGGTTGGCCAAAGATACAGGTCTTGATCCCAAGAGAATCAGCGATATTATCCATAAGAAACGGGGCATTACTGCTGATACGGCACTTCGGCTATCCAGATTTTTTGGAACAACAGCCCAATTTTGGCTGAATTTACAAAATTCATTCGATCTGGAAGAAAAGGAAAAAGAGTTGCGTCGCGTATTAACTCGAATTCATAAATATTCAGAAGAAGCCGTGGCTTCCGTGGGGCGCTGA
- a CDS encoding type II toxin-antitoxin system RelE/ParE family toxin — MILSFADSEAEKIWSGQTSKKLPQEIQVKARMKLRMLDAAVKVEDLRVPPANRLHKLEGDRAGQYSISINMQYRICFKWNEGNAQDVEIVDYH, encoded by the coding sequence GTGATTCTGTCTTTCGCTGATTCGGAGGCTGAGAAGATTTGGTCCGGACAAACTTCAAAGAAATTACCTCAAGAGATTCAGGTTAAGGCAAGAATGAAGCTGAGAATGTTGGATGCTGCTGTCAAAGTTGAAGATTTGAGGGTGCCACCAGCCAACAGGTTGCACAAGTTAGAAGGTGATCGCGCGGGACAGTATAGTATTAGCATAAATATGCAATACCGGATCTGCTTTAAATGGAATGAAGGTAACGCGCAAGATGTTGAGATCGTCGATTATCACTAG